The Paenibacillus sp. MBLB1832 genome has a window encoding:
- a CDS encoding succinate dehydrogenase cytochrome b558 subunit, whose protein sequence is MMSNSYYFRKIHSLLGVIPVGFFLIEHLLTNYEATKGPEAFLDQINWLNDLPLRLILEIVGIYLPLLYHAVYGLYVAYQSRNNVSSYGYFRNTMFMLQRVTGVLTFLFIAWHLFETRIQVALGNVAHENLGNTMHDITTNPVLFTVYLVGIVSATFHFCNGLWSFFVSWGITIGPRSQRFSTYITLGLFVLMTVMFIMSLTAFTDTQFSVPVEAHTGH, encoded by the coding sequence ATTATGAGTAATTCGTATTACTTTCGAAAGATCCACTCGCTATTAGGTGTCATTCCGGTGGGCTTCTTCCTTATTGAGCATTTGCTCACTAACTATGAAGCAACGAAAGGGCCTGAGGCTTTTCTGGATCAAATTAATTGGTTGAATGATTTACCACTAAGATTAATATTGGAAATTGTGGGAATCTATCTTCCGCTTCTTTATCATGCCGTCTATGGACTCTATGTTGCGTACCAATCACGTAATAATGTTTCAAGCTATGGGTACTTCCGCAATACGATGTTTATGTTGCAACGCGTGACAGGGGTATTAACCTTCTTGTTCATCGCGTGGCATCTATTTGAGACGCGTATTCAAGTTGCTTTAGGTAACGTGGCGCATGAAAATCTCGGCAATACGATGCATGATATCACGACGAATCCAGTCTTGTTTACGGTTTATCTCGTGGGGATTGTTTCAGCGACGTTCCATTTCTGCAACGGTTTGTGGTCATTCTTCGTGAGCTGGGGAATAACGATTGGACCGCGGTCGCAACGCTTTTCCACTTATATTACACTAGGCTTGTTTGTTCTAATGACGGTGATGTTTATCATGTCATTAACTGCATTTACAGATACACAATTTTCAGTTCCAGTAGAAGCGCATACGGGGCATTAA
- the sdhA gene encoding succinate dehydrogenase flavoprotein subunit, with amino-acid sequence MANSKIIVVGGGLAGLMATIKAAEAGVHVQLFSLVPVKRSHSVCAQGGINGAVNTKGEGDSTWEHFDDTVYGGDFLANQPPVKALCDAAPGIIHLMDRMGVMFNRTPEGLLDFRRFGGTKYHRTAFAGATTGQQLLYALDEQVRRWETAGLVTKFEHWEFLGSVLDDEGVCRGVAAQDLRSMEIQTFPADAVILATGGPGIIFGKTTNSVINTGTAASAVYQQGVKYANGEMIQIHPTAIPGDDKLRLMSESARGEGGRIWTYKDGKPWYFLEEKYPAYGNLVPRDIATREIFSVCIDQKMGINGENMVYLDLSHKDPKELDIKLGGIMEIYEKFMGDDPRKIPMKIFPAVHYSMGGMWVDYNMMTNIPGLFAAGECEYQHHGANRLGANSLVSAIYDGMVSGPKAVEYIRGLEKHADDVSSIVFDREKKRHTDRYESLLKMNSGTENAYVLHKELGDMMNANMTVVRYNDRLNDTIGKIKDLKERYNNINITDTARWNNQGVAFTRQLWNMFELAEAMTVGALMRDESRGAHYKPEFPERDDDNFMKTTIADWTPDGPKISYEDIDVSLIKPRKRDYSTDKKKGGA; translated from the coding sequence GTGGCTAATTCAAAAATTATCGTCGTCGGCGGAGGACTTGCGGGACTCATGGCGACAATTAAAGCAGCAGAAGCTGGGGTACATGTGCAATTGTTCTCCTTGGTTCCTGTTAAACGTTCCCACTCCGTATGTGCGCAAGGCGGCATTAACGGTGCGGTGAATACGAAAGGTGAAGGTGACTCCACATGGGAGCACTTTGATGATACGGTATATGGTGGAGATTTCTTAGCAAATCAACCGCCAGTTAAAGCATTATGTGACGCTGCTCCAGGGATCATTCACTTGATGGACCGTATGGGCGTTATGTTCAACCGTACACCAGAAGGATTGCTTGATTTCCGTCGTTTTGGCGGTACGAAGTATCACCGTACAGCATTCGCTGGTGCTACGACGGGGCAGCAACTGCTATACGCATTGGATGAGCAAGTTCGTCGTTGGGAGACAGCAGGTCTCGTAACAAAATTCGAACATTGGGAATTCCTTGGTTCTGTTCTTGATGATGAAGGTGTTTGCCGTGGTGTCGCGGCGCAAGATTTGCGCAGCATGGAAATTCAAACGTTCCCAGCTGACGCTGTCATCTTGGCGACGGGTGGTCCTGGTATCATTTTCGGCAAAACAACGAACTCGGTCATTAACACAGGTACTGCTGCAAGTGCGGTTTACCAGCAAGGTGTTAAATATGCGAACGGCGAGATGATTCAAATTCATCCTACGGCGATTCCTGGTGACGATAAGCTGCGCTTGATGTCCGAATCTGCTCGCGGTGAAGGCGGACGGATCTGGACGTACAAAGATGGTAAGCCTTGGTATTTCTTAGAAGAAAAATATCCAGCGTACGGAAACTTGGTTCCTCGTGACATTGCAACACGTGAGATTTTCTCCGTATGTATTGATCAGAAGATGGGCATCAACGGCGAGAACATGGTTTACTTGGATCTTTCCCATAAAGACCCGAAAGAGCTTGATATTAAGCTTGGCGGTATTATGGAAATTTACGAGAAATTCATGGGCGACGATCCCCGTAAAATTCCAATGAAGATTTTCCCTGCGGTTCACTATTCCATGGGCGGCATGTGGGTTGACTATAACATGATGACGAACATCCCTGGATTGTTCGCAGCAGGTGAGTGTGAGTATCAACATCACGGTGCAAACCGATTGGGCGCGAACTCCCTTGTATCCGCGATTTATGACGGGATGGTTTCTGGTCCGAAAGCGGTTGAGTATATTCGCGGCTTAGAGAAGCATGCGGATGATGTTTCCTCCATCGTGTTCGACCGTGAGAAGAAACGTCATACGGATCGTTATGAGAGCTTGCTCAAAATGAACAGCGGTACGGAAAATGCATACGTGCTTCACAAAGAACTTGGCGATATGATGAATGCGAACATGACAGTTGTTCGTTACAACGATCGTTTGAATGATACAATTGGCAAGATCAAAGATTTGAAAGAGCGTTACAACAACATCAACATTACAGATACGGCGCGTTGGAACAACCAAGGGGTTGCGTTCACTCGTCAACTGTGGAATATGTTCGAGCTTGCTGAAGCGATGACGGTTGGCGCTTTGATGCGTGATGAGAGCCGCGGGGCACACTACAAACCTGAATTCCCAGAGCGTGATGATGATAATTTCATGAAAACGACAATCGCTGACTGGACGCCGGATGGTCCTAAAATTTCCTACGAGGACATCGACGTATCGTTGATTAAGCCGCGTAAACGCGACTACTCCACGGATAAGAAAAAAGGAGGTGCTTAA
- the sdhB gene encoding succinate dehydrogenase iron-sulfur subunit: MAETQTAQKTVKFIVTRQESPDSKPYTEEFEIPYRPNMNVISGLMEVQRNPKNAKGDKTTPVCWESNCLEEVCGACSMVINGKPRQACSALIDKLEQPVRVAPMNTFPVMRDLVIDRGRMFNALKKVKAWVPIDGTYDLGPGPRMAESKRQWAYELSKCMTCGVCMEACPNVNDKNSFIGPFAISQVRLFNAHPTGEMNKDERLDTLMTDGGIEGCGNSQNCVRSCPKGIPLTTSIAAMNADTTKHLFKKWLGV; encoded by the coding sequence ATGGCTGAGACACAAACTGCGCAGAAAACCGTGAAGTTTATTGTGACTCGTCAAGAGAGTCCAGATTCCAAACCGTACACGGAAGAGTTTGAGATTCCTTACCGTCCGAACATGAACGTGATCAGCGGTTTGATGGAAGTTCAACGTAATCCGAAAAACGCCAAAGGCGACAAAACGACGCCAGTTTGTTGGGAATCCAACTGTCTGGAAGAAGTGTGCGGCGCCTGCTCGATGGTGATCAACGGTAAGCCGCGTCAAGCTTGTTCAGCCTTGATTGACAAGCTGGAGCAGCCAGTACGCGTGGCGCCAATGAACACGTTCCCTGTTATGCGTGACCTTGTTATTGACCGTGGACGCATGTTCAATGCGTTGAAAAAGGTTAAAGCGTGGGTTCCAATCGACGGAACATACGATCTTGGTCCTGGACCGCGTATGGCGGAGTCGAAGCGTCAATGGGCATACGAGTTGTCCAAATGTATGACATGCGGCGTTTGTATGGAAGCTTGTCCGAACGTGAACGATAAGAACTCGTTCATTGGACCTTTTGCGATCTCCCAAGTTCGTCTCTTCAACGCTCACCCAACAGGTGAGATGAACAAAGACGAGCGTTTGGATACGCTGATGACAGATGGCGGTATCGAAGGTTGCGGTAACTCGCAAAACTGCGTACGCTCCTGTCCGAAAGGTATTCCACTTACGACGTCGATCGCAGCGATGAACGCGGATACGACGAAGCACCTGTTCAAGAAATGGCTTGGCGTGTAA
- a CDS encoding ABC transporter substrate-binding protein, which yields MRQRTIFLMLALLLMFTVVSGCTSKEASTKSGGSNEPIKLALSPWPGWFVWYLVKEKGFFEKNGVNVDLVWFPVYSDSLSALASGKVDANSQTLSDTLAPASKGIKLKAVLVNDNSNGGDGVVVKPSINSLNELKGKKVATELGTVDHLLMLTALEKAGLAEKDVSYTNMTVNDAGPAFISGNLDAAVLWEPFLSKAIQEGKGKLLFSSKDTPGLIPDLLVFKEDITKNRPDDVKKIINAWFDALDYWKANPEESLKIMAKAAETPIDEYKAGVDSVKIFQIEDNIKAFQKGDGYESLEFTSKKTAEFLKGLDMLSTIPKAETFLDGHFVEEVMKERKK from the coding sequence ATGAGACAAAGGACAATATTTCTGATGTTGGCGCTATTATTGATGTTTACGGTTGTGAGCGGGTGCACGAGTAAAGAGGCAAGCACGAAATCAGGCGGAAGCAATGAGCCGATCAAGTTGGCGCTTAGTCCATGGCCGGGTTGGTTCGTTTGGTATCTGGTGAAGGAGAAAGGTTTTTTCGAGAAAAATGGGGTGAATGTCGATCTGGTCTGGTTCCCGGTCTACAGTGACTCCCTATCGGCACTTGCCTCAGGTAAAGTGGATGCTAACAGCCAAACATTGAGCGATACGCTTGCTCCGGCAAGTAAAGGAATCAAGCTCAAAGCTGTTCTCGTGAACGATAACTCCAACGGCGGCGACGGTGTTGTGGTGAAGCCGAGCATTAACTCCCTGAATGAATTGAAAGGCAAGAAAGTGGCGACAGAGCTTGGCACAGTCGATCATTTGCTCATGCTGACCGCGCTTGAAAAAGCAGGGTTAGCCGAAAAAGATGTTTCATATACGAACATGACGGTGAATGATGCAGGCCCTGCCTTTATCTCGGGGAACCTGGACGCAGCGGTGCTATGGGAGCCATTCCTGAGCAAAGCGATTCAAGAGGGCAAAGGTAAACTGCTTTTCTCCTCTAAAGACACACCTGGCTTGATTCCGGATCTTCTCGTGTTCAAGGAAGACATTACGAAGAATCGTCCTGATGATGTGAAAAAAATCATTAACGCATGGTTTGATGCTTTGGACTACTGGAAGGCCAATCCAGAGGAGTCTCTGAAAATTATGGCCAAAGCCGCGGAGACGCCAATCGACGAGTACAAAGCGGGCGTGGATAGCGTGAAAATTTTCCAAATCGAAGATAATATCAAAGCTTTTCAAAAAGGTGACGGATACGAATCCCTCGAGTTTACGTCCAAGAAAACAGCTGAATTCTTAAAAGGCTTAGATATGCTGTCGACGATACCGAAGGCGGAAACGTTCTTGGATGGCCATTTTGTAGAGGAAGTCATGAAAGAACGGAAGAAATAG
- a CDS encoding ABC transporter permease — protein METQVVKRRRKSTLFAIRGEISGKSYTSGVVLVVVFILLGWSLMSYGEFVNRTFLPTPDQVLRQFGIQLQNPVFWHNVWISIFRVGGGFLLACLIGIPLGILAGTYRFAEAILVPPTEFIRYMPATAFIPLIMVWAGIGEWAKVLVIFLGCFFQLMLMVADNTRAVSNDLLQTSYTLGAKRWQVVEKVLIPALLPDLMNTLRLIIGWAWTYLVVAELVAASSGLGFSIMKAQRFLNTDQIFVGIIAIGLLGLLTDRTFAYCHKRFFPWLEGGR, from the coding sequence ATGGAGACGCAGGTGGTTAAAAGAAGACGCAAATCCACGCTATTCGCCATTCGGGGTGAGATCAGCGGCAAATCCTATACATCAGGAGTCGTGCTTGTAGTTGTTTTCATTTTGCTGGGATGGAGTCTGATGAGTTACGGTGAATTCGTTAATCGGACGTTCCTGCCAACACCGGATCAGGTGCTCCGGCAGTTTGGGATTCAATTGCAGAACCCCGTGTTCTGGCACAATGTGTGGATTAGTATTTTCCGAGTCGGCGGCGGCTTCTTGCTTGCGTGTTTAATCGGGATTCCGTTGGGGATTTTGGCTGGTACGTACCGTTTCGCAGAGGCGATATTGGTGCCACCTACGGAATTCATTCGCTATATGCCTGCGACGGCGTTCATCCCGCTGATCATGGTATGGGCAGGCATTGGCGAGTGGGCGAAAGTGTTGGTTATTTTCTTGGGTTGTTTTTTCCAGTTGATGCTGATGGTCGCCGATAATACGCGCGCCGTATCCAACGATTTGCTTCAAACCTCCTACACGCTGGGAGCTAAAAGGTGGCAAGTCGTTGAGAAAGTGCTGATTCCCGCGCTGCTGCCTGACTTAATGAATACATTGCGCCTCATCATCGGATGGGCGTGGACGTATCTTGTGGTAGCGGAGCTCGTTGCTGCAAGCAGCGGACTTGGTTTTTCCATTATGAAGGCGCAGCGGTTTCTGAATACGGATCAGATTTTTGTAGGCATCATTGCGATTGGTTTGCTCGGTCTGCTGACGGATCGCACATTTGCGTATTGTCATAAGCGGTTTTTCCCTTGGTTGGAAGGAGGACGTTAA
- a CDS encoding ABC transporter ATP-binding protein: MEALKIDDNNVPSSEKKSGVRKIEAVEVSKVYQTKKSQFTALDRVSFHVNAHEFVSFVGPSGCGKSSLLRIVAGLEPLTSGDLTISGHEIDGPGADRGMVFQSYTLFPWLTVRENIEFGLTLKGVPLFEKRAIADHFMELVGLHKFAKSLPKELSGGMKQRVAIARALANNPEVLLMDEPFGALDPQTKNAMQELLLRIWEKEKTTVVFITHDIEEAIFLSQRVYVMQAHPGTIRSEIVIPRGLRYVEDAKDSEAFVKLKKQIISLIGHHEE; encoded by the coding sequence ATGGAAGCATTGAAAATAGACGATAACAACGTACCTTCTTCTGAGAAAAAGAGTGGTGTTCGTAAAATTGAAGCGGTCGAAGTCTCCAAAGTATATCAGACGAAAAAATCGCAGTTCACCGCGCTGGATCGCGTATCCTTTCACGTGAATGCTCATGAATTCGTGAGCTTCGTGGGTCCATCTGGCTGCGGCAAGTCTTCCTTGCTGCGCATCGTCGCAGGGTTAGAACCGCTGACATCGGGCGATCTGACGATTTCGGGGCATGAGATCGATGGTCCTGGCGCGGATCGAGGCATGGTGTTCCAGAGCTATACGTTGTTCCCCTGGTTGACGGTGAGGGAGAATATCGAGTTCGGGCTAACGCTGAAGGGTGTTCCACTGTTCGAAAAGAGAGCCATTGCCGATCATTTTATGGAGCTGGTCGGTCTGCACAAATTCGCTAAGTCGCTCCCAAAGGAGCTGTCTGGCGGGATGAAGCAGCGGGTTGCCATCGCGAGGGCGCTGGCGAACAACCCGGAGGTTCTGCTGATGGATGAGCCGTTCGGTGCGCTCGATCCGCAAACGAAGAATGCGATGCAGGAGCTGCTGCTCCGCATTTGGGAGAAGGAGAAGACGACGGTCGTCTTCATCACGCATGATATCGAAGAGGCGATTTTTCTCTCGCAGCGGGTGTATGTCATGCAGGCGCATCCCGGCACGATTCGCAGTGAAATTGTCATTCCGCGCGGCTTGCGTTATGTGGAGGATGCCAAGGATTCGGAAGCTTTCGTTAAGCTGAAGAAGCAGATTATTTCGTTAATCGGGCACCACGAGGAGTGA
- a CDS encoding LacI family DNA-binding transcriptional regulator, with translation MKKSKQATIVDVASEAGVSIATVSNVINRRKVPMSPETVRKVEEAIARLGYRRNVMATNLSRRRSNELGLVLPHFGGYYGRFAEKLERKFHRYGYHLSVFSAADMDPEVEMRHIEHLLQRRVDGLVSHGLAISMHSTQQLVGEGTPLVIFNGWGWPSDITKLAVNLDFAKASSEAVRYFLAHGCRAVFYAGRRKGMGANDQRIEGFLAGLDGETRADVHALLDAGDLGVAGVLEEALRLSGDIRPIGIYTFNDSLALELIAECHERGIRVPDEVQLIGMDNEHFAKASYPSITSFEMPVDLQASLVTGFLMRQMGEELDEMSAELLDSYLNQMQGHELLIDMEMVVRNSTQNG, from the coding sequence ATGAAAAAAAGTAAACAAGCTACCATCGTTGATGTGGCATCTGAAGCCGGTGTTTCGATTGCGACGGTATCGAATGTCATTAACCGCAGAAAGGTTCCGATGTCACCGGAGACCGTCCGCAAAGTAGAAGAAGCCATTGCCAGGCTAGGATATCGCCGAAATGTGATGGCCACGAACCTGAGTCGGCGGCGCTCGAACGAATTAGGGCTTGTACTCCCGCACTTCGGCGGGTATTATGGGCGATTTGCTGAGAAGCTGGAACGAAAATTTCATCGTTATGGCTATCATTTATCTGTTTTTTCAGCGGCGGACATGGATCCTGAAGTGGAAATGCGGCACATCGAGCACTTATTGCAGCGGCGTGTCGATGGTTTGGTGTCGCACGGGTTGGCGATTAGCATGCACTCCACACAGCAATTGGTGGGAGAAGGAACGCCGCTCGTGATTTTTAACGGTTGGGGCTGGCCGAGTGACATTACGAAGCTGGCAGTGAATTTGGACTTTGCGAAGGCGTCAAGCGAAGCGGTCCGATATTTCTTGGCGCACGGCTGTCGCGCTGTTTTCTATGCGGGTCGGCGCAAAGGGATGGGCGCTAACGATCAGCGGATCGAAGGTTTTCTTGCAGGACTCGATGGCGAGACGAGGGCGGATGTGCATGCGCTTTTGGACGCTGGAGATCTAGGTGTTGCAGGGGTGTTAGAAGAAGCGTTACGTTTAAGCGGAGATATTCGCCCAATCGGCATCTACACCTTCAATGATTCACTGGCGTTGGAGCTGATCGCGGAATGCCATGAGCGGGGGATTCGCGTGCCTGACGAGGTGCAGTTGATCGGAATGGATAATGAGCATTTCGCGAAGGCTAGCTACCCGTCTATCACGAGCTTTGAGATGCCTGTTGATCTGCAAGCGAGCTTGGTCACAGGATTTCTGATGCGGCAAATGGGTGAGGAGCTGGATGAGATGAGTGCGGAACTGCTTGATTCGTACTTAAATCAGATGCAGGGGCATGAGCTGCTTATTGACATGGAGATGGTCGTGCGGAATTCAACGCAGAATGGCTAA
- a CDS encoding cation diffusion facilitator family transporter, giving the protein MSIEYDYHHLHHAKEQSKSRKTLWVTLMLTLFFTLVEIVGGVLSNSLALLSDSAHMISDVFALGLSMIAIKLATRPPNARFTFGFLRFEIVASFLNGLALCIIALGIFIEGIQRIIHPQPIQLALMLGIASIGFIVNLVLTLVLHQSVKEENNLNVQSALWHFFGDLLSSFGVIMSSIVIYYSGLLWFDPLISMVIGGIIFTGGSKIIKESFLILMESVPDKYNLDEIRAVIANVQGVEDVHEMHLWAVSTDHYSLTAHVFISPNIQPFCVILAINETLKSKYGIEHATIQIEHAEINPHGEYGKDFLRKQQSRID; this is encoded by the coding sequence ATGAGCATCGAGTATGACTACCACCATCTCCACCATGCGAAAGAACAAAGCAAATCCAGGAAAACCCTCTGGGTGACCCTTATGTTAACGTTATTTTTTACCCTTGTTGAAATTGTCGGCGGCGTGCTCTCGAATTCCCTGGCCTTGCTATCCGACTCTGCGCATATGATTTCGGATGTGTTCGCGCTCGGCCTTAGCATGATCGCCATCAAACTCGCTACGCGGCCGCCCAACGCCCGCTTCACGTTCGGGTTTCTGCGATTCGAGATTGTCGCCTCGTTCCTAAACGGCCTCGCGCTCTGTATCATCGCACTGGGCATCTTCATCGAAGGCATTCAGCGCATCATTCACCCGCAGCCGATACAGCTTGCATTGATGCTCGGCATTGCCTCGATCGGGTTCATCGTCAACCTCGTGCTCACATTGGTCCTCCATCAGAGCGTCAAAGAGGAAAACAATCTCAATGTGCAGAGCGCGCTCTGGCATTTTTTCGGCGACTTGCTCAGCTCGTTTGGGGTTATCATGTCCTCGATTGTCATTTATTACTCGGGTCTTCTCTGGTTCGATCCGCTTATATCGATGGTGATTGGGGGCATTATTTTTACAGGTGGCAGCAAAATCATTAAAGAATCGTTCCTGATCCTGATGGAATCTGTCCCCGACAAGTACAATCTGGACGAAATCCGCGCCGTCATCGCGAATGTTCAAGGCGTAGAGGATGTGCACGAAATGCACCTCTGGGCGGTGTCGACGGATCATTATTCGCTGACCGCGCACGTGTTCATAAGCCCCAACATCCAACCGTTCTGCGTCATTCTTGCGATTAATGAGACGCTGAAGAGCAAATACGGCATCGAGCATGCCACCATTCAGATTGAGCACGCGGAAATCAATCCGCACGGCGAGTATGGGAAGGATTTTCTCAGGAAACAACAAAGCCGCATAGATTGA
- a CDS encoding erythromycin esterase family protein, which yields MDELIVEHIKKQALPLKSIDDLDVLIEAIGDKKYVLLGEASHGTSEFYKLRMELSRKLIETKGFSFIAVEGDWPACYEVNRYVKQYADGKPNARKALNAFERWPSWMWANEEVLELVDWLKKHNETKPLEQRVGFYGLDVYSLWESLEEIERYLQENGTPEQLAIAHKAFECFDRFEKEGQNYGVSAAFYGESCKDDVVKLLKALHTKRVRYDEDSEAALSAELNALAAVNAEDYYTTMVRHDAESWNVRDRHMVEALRRLVDYHGPDAKVIVWEHNTHIGDARATDMKADGMVNVGQLVREAHGEADVCAIGFGTYRGTVIAATSWGAPVATMQVPPAQPGSWEELMHRAGAHDQILLLRKEDPVFGHEVLGHRAIGVVYRPAYERGNYVPSVMARQYDAFVHVDESHALHPISLAERVF from the coding sequence ATGGACGAACTTATTGTGGAACATATCAAGAAACAGGCCCTGCCTTTGAAAAGTATAGACGATTTGGACGTGTTAATCGAAGCGATTGGCGACAAGAAGTACGTATTACTAGGCGAGGCTTCGCATGGCACTTCCGAATTTTATAAACTGCGCATGGAGCTGAGCCGTAAATTGATTGAAACGAAGGGATTTTCCTTCATTGCGGTGGAGGGTGATTGGCCTGCCTGTTATGAAGTGAATCGCTATGTGAAGCAGTATGCGGATGGGAAGCCGAACGCTCGTAAAGCATTGAACGCATTTGAGCGCTGGCCGTCGTGGATGTGGGCAAATGAAGAGGTATTGGAACTTGTCGATTGGCTGAAAAAGCACAATGAAACGAAGCCGCTCGAGCAGCGCGTTGGCTTTTATGGGTTAGACGTCTATAGTCTATGGGAGTCTTTAGAGGAAATCGAACGGTATTTACAGGAGAATGGCACGCCCGAACAGCTAGCGATAGCTCACAAGGCGTTTGAGTGCTTTGACCGCTTTGAGAAGGAGGGGCAAAATTACGGTGTTTCCGCCGCTTTCTATGGGGAAAGCTGTAAAGACGATGTCGTGAAGCTATTGAAGGCGCTCCACACGAAGCGCGTACGATACGATGAAGACAGCGAAGCCGCACTGAGTGCGGAACTGAATGCACTTGCTGCCGTCAACGCGGAGGATTACTACACCACGATGGTCAGGCACGACGCGGAGTCATGGAACGTGCGCGACCGGCACATGGTCGAGGCGCTGCGCCGCCTCGTGGACTACCACGGCCCAGACGCCAAAGTGATCGTCTGGGAGCACAACACGCACATTGGCGATGCGCGTGCAACAGATATGAAGGCCGACGGCATGGTCAACGTCGGCCAGCTCGTGCGCGAAGCGCACGGCGAAGCCGATGTGTGCGCCATCGGCTTCGGCACTTACCGCGGCACCGTCATTGCCGCGACATCGTGGGGCGCGCCTGTGGCGACGATGCAAGTGCCCCCTGCCCAGCCGGGCAGCTGGGAGGAGCTCATGCATCGCGCAGGCGCGCACGATCAGATCCTCCTGCTGCGCAAGGAGGATCCGGTCTTCGGGCACGAGGTGCTGGGGCACCGTGCCATCGGAGTCGTGTACCGCCCAGCCTACGAGCGAGGGAACTATGTTCCCTCGGTGATGGCGCGGCAGTACGACGCCTTTGTGCATGTGGATGAGAGCCATGCGCTCCATCCGATCAGCCTTGCAGAGAGGGTGTTCTGA
- a CDS encoding glycoside hydrolase family 88/105 protein — translation MGLNYGDKVWQEMIKDHTGEWGMDINHWDWVPGVGVIAMLEYYEATRRPEVLAYLQDWVARNKAKAAGKTVINSSAPYAIFPALYRITGDAWLKEEAIRIAEWMIHDTPRTREDAFEHTVTEKVEFSEQVWADTIFMAVLFLARTASLVGSRAYAEEALKQVLIHLRLLQDPQTNVLFHGWNCATGDHMSSARWTRANAWIAAGIPMIVQEIATIVEIPTELKERYGRLMSGLLAYQQVDGLWSTVMDQPHFYKEVSGSAGIAYGLLKGMELGLIPRQEETAAAAELVFTAILPYITEEGIVEGVSGGTPVMPTIQAYQDDIPTYPTLYGQGLVLMLLSKVLQKEQVEYA, via the coding sequence ATGGGATTGAACTATGGGGATAAAGTCTGGCAAGAAATGATAAAAGATCATACAGGCGAGTGGGGAATGGACATCAATCATTGGGATTGGGTGCCAGGCGTTGGTGTGATCGCGATGCTGGAATATTACGAGGCGACGCGTCGACCTGAGGTGCTGGCCTATTTGCAGGATTGGGTTGCGCGCAACAAAGCGAAGGCAGCAGGGAAGACGGTTATTAACTCAAGCGCACCGTATGCGATTTTCCCAGCTCTGTATCGCATTACAGGGGATGCTTGGTTAAAGGAGGAAGCGATTCGTATCGCCGAATGGATGATTCACGATACACCGCGCACGCGGGAGGACGCTTTCGAGCACACGGTGACGGAGAAAGTGGAGTTTTCCGAGCAAGTGTGGGCGGATACGATTTTCATGGCTGTGCTGTTCCTCGCACGAACCGCTTCGTTAGTTGGCAGCAGGGCGTATGCGGAGGAGGCGCTCAAGCAGGTCTTGATCCATTTGCGATTACTGCAGGATCCGCAGACGAATGTGCTGTTCCACGGGTGGAACTGTGCAACTGGCGATCATATGTCTAGCGCGCGCTGGACGCGTGCGAACGCTTGGATTGCGGCGGGAATTCCGATGATCGTTCAGGAAATTGCAACGATCGTTGAGATTCCAACTGAGCTGAAAGAAAGATATGGCCGTCTGATGAGCGGATTGCTGGCATATCAACAGGTGGACGGTCTATGGAGCACGGTAATGGACCAGCCGCATTTTTACAAGGAAGTGTCGGGCAGCGCAGGGATTGCTTATGGTTTGTTGAAAGGAATGGAGCTGGGGCTCATTCCTAGACAAGAGGAGACGGCAGCAGCGGCGGAACTAGTATTCACGGCAATTTTACCCTATATTACAGAGGAAGGTATTGTGGAAGGGGTATCTGGCGGTACGCCTGTCATGCCTACGATCCAAGCTTATCAGGACGATATTCCAACGTATCCCACGCTCTATGGTCAAGGTCTGGTATTGATGCTGTTATCCAAAGTTCTACAGAAGGAGCAAGTCGAATATGCCTAG
- a CDS encoding DUF6431 domain-containing protein has protein sequence MRCNGCRQIHHELPECLVPYKRYESTCIEDVVSEDAVLHCLHTDAIVRLSS, from the coding sequence GTGCGCTGCAACGGTTGTCGTCAGATCCATCATGAACTGCCAGAATGTTTGGTTCCTTACAAGCGCTACGAATCTACTTGTATAGAGGACGTGGTTTCAGAGGATGCCGTCCTTCATTGTTTACACACGGATGCTATTGTTAGACTCAGTTCGTAG